A single genomic interval of Amycolatopsis albispora harbors:
- a CDS encoding helical backbone metal receptor has protein sequence MTDDLGEDVPLTGVPERIVSMVPSLTEAVAVSAPGTLVGITDYCTHPELDLPRIGGSKYPKVDRIFDLKPDLVLANAEESRPDDVERLRANGIPVWVMAAAATVPAALASLRRLLTQGLELDEPDWLVRAEDLWRETPPVRATAIVPVWRKPWVVLGRDTFGGDVLRRLGVALTYADHEDRYPRPSLDELRAQFETGAAELLVLPDEPYLFTDEDGPEAFPGVPYVLVSGRFLTWYGPSLVEAHEATAAALSARLPALP, from the coding sequence ATGACCGACGACCTCGGCGAGGACGTGCCGCTGACCGGCGTGCCGGAGCGGATCGTCTCGATGGTGCCGTCGCTGACCGAGGCGGTGGCGGTGAGCGCGCCGGGCACGCTGGTCGGCATCACCGACTACTGCACCCATCCGGAGCTGGACCTGCCGCGCATCGGCGGCTCGAAGTACCCGAAGGTGGACCGGATCTTCGACCTGAAGCCGGATCTGGTGCTGGCCAACGCCGAGGAGAGCCGCCCGGACGACGTGGAACGCTTGCGGGCCAACGGAATTCCGGTGTGGGTGATGGCCGCGGCGGCGACCGTGCCCGCGGCGCTGGCGTCGCTGCGCCGCCTGCTCACCCAGGGCCTCGAACTCGACGAGCCGGACTGGCTGGTGCGGGCGGAGGACCTGTGGCGCGAGACCCCGCCCGTGCGCGCCACCGCGATCGTGCCGGTGTGGCGCAAGCCGTGGGTGGTGCTCGGCCGGGACACCTTCGGCGGTGACGTGCTGCGCCGCCTCGGTGTGGCGCTGACCTACGCCGACCACGAGGACCGCTACCCGCGCCCGTCGCTGGACGAGCTGCGCGCGCAGTTCGAAACCGGCGCGGCGGAGCTGCTGGTGCTGCCCGACGAGCCCTACCTGTTCACCGACGAGGACGGGCCGGAGGCCTTTCCCGGAGTGCCGTACGTGCTGGTCTCCGGGCGGTTCCTGACCTGGTACGGCCCGTCGCTCGTCGAGGCGCACGAGGCTACAGCGGCAGCCCTGTCAGCACGGTTACCCGCTCTTCCGTGA
- a CDS encoding aldehyde dehydrogenase family protein, translated as MSAFPFWIAGKPVHGGETTTIRSSYDNSVAGAHHAPDDAEVEAAVQAAHDVRAEAARTPAHVRAAALDHVSRKLTERAEEFARLITAESAKPIKWSRGEVARAASTFRWAAEEARRFTGELQRLDTDPGGTGRMALVRRVPKGPVLGITPFNFPLNLVAHKVAPAIAVGAPIVLKPAPATPLTALLLGELLAETTLPAGSWSILPTGNDVAARLVTDPRLPVVSFTGSVPVGWSIRESAPRKHVALELGGNAAAIVCPDWTDLAFAAQRIATFAMYQAGQSCISVQRVYAHAGVFDELVDKVTAAVAALGVGDPNDDTTDVGPLINTAAAERVESWVREAGGEVTRDGATLSPVVLTNVAEDAKVLADEVFGPVVTLNRVDSVDEAFDRVNNSRFGLQTGVFTRDLPTAFEASARLDVGGVVIGDVPSFRADQMPYGGVKDSGVGREGPASAMLDFTEERVTVLTGLPL; from the coding sequence GTGAGCGCCTTCCCCTTCTGGATCGCCGGAAAACCCGTGCACGGCGGCGAAACCACCACGATCCGCAGTTCCTACGACAATTCGGTGGCCGGTGCGCACCACGCGCCGGACGACGCCGAAGTCGAAGCCGCCGTCCAGGCCGCGCACGACGTCCGCGCCGAAGCCGCGCGCACCCCGGCCCACGTGCGTGCGGCTGCCCTCGACCACGTCTCCCGGAAGCTGACCGAGCGCGCCGAGGAGTTCGCCCGGCTGATCACCGCCGAATCGGCCAAGCCGATCAAGTGGTCGCGCGGTGAGGTGGCCCGCGCGGCGTCGACCTTCCGCTGGGCCGCCGAGGAGGCGCGCCGGTTCACCGGCGAGCTGCAGCGGCTCGACACCGATCCCGGTGGCACCGGCCGCATGGCGCTGGTGCGGCGCGTGCCGAAGGGGCCGGTCCTCGGCATCACCCCGTTCAACTTCCCGCTGAACCTGGTGGCGCACAAGGTCGCCCCGGCCATCGCGGTGGGCGCGCCGATCGTGCTCAAGCCCGCGCCTGCCACCCCGCTGACCGCGCTGCTGCTCGGCGAGCTGCTCGCCGAGACCACGCTGCCCGCCGGCAGCTGGTCGATCCTGCCCACCGGGAACGACGTGGCGGCGCGGCTGGTCACCGATCCGCGGCTGCCGGTGGTCTCGTTCACCGGTTCCGTGCCGGTCGGCTGGAGCATCCGCGAAAGCGCGCCCCGCAAGCACGTCGCGCTCGAACTGGGCGGCAACGCGGCGGCCATCGTCTGTCCTGATTGGACGGACCTGGCGTTCGCCGCGCAGCGCATCGCCACCTTCGCCATGTACCAGGCCGGGCAGTCCTGCATCTCGGTGCAGCGCGTCTACGCGCACGCCGGCGTGTTCGACGAGCTGGTGGACAAGGTCACCGCCGCGGTTGCGGCACTGGGCGTCGGCGATCCGAACGACGACACCACCGACGTCGGCCCGCTGATCAACACGGCGGCCGCCGAGCGGGTCGAGTCGTGGGTCCGCGAGGCGGGCGGCGAAGTGACCCGCGACGGCGCGACGCTGTCGCCGGTCGTGCTGACCAACGTGGCCGAGGACGCCAAGGTGCTCGCGGACGAGGTGTTCGGCCCGGTGGTCACGCTGAACCGCGTCGACTCGGTGGACGAGGCGTTCGACCGGGTCAACAACTCGCGGTTCGGCCTCCAGACCGGCGTGTTCACCCGCGACCTGCCCACCGCGTTCGAGGCCTCCGCGCGGCTCGACGTCGGCGGTGTGGTGATCGGCGACGTGCCGAGCTTCCGCGCCGACCAGATGCCCTACGGCGGCGTGAAGGACTCCGGCGTCGGCCGGGAGGGCCCGGCCTCGGCCATGCTCGACTTCACGGAAGAGCGGGTAACCGTGCTGACAGGGCTGCCGCTGTAG
- the gabT gene encoding 4-aminobutyrate--2-oxoglutarate transaminase has product MTTQLAQRRLLTEIPGPASRALQERRGDAVAAGVGSVLPVYITSADGGLLTDADGNRLIDLGSGIAVTNVGHNAPAVVDRVRAQAAEFTHTCFMVTPYEGYVRVCEELQALTPGDHAKRSVLFNSGAEAVENAVKIARVATGRQAVVVFDHAYHGRTNLTMALTAKSVPYKHGFGPFAPEVYRVPGSYPYRDGLTGPEAAAAALDRIEKQIGGDQVAAVVIEPIQGEGGFIEPAPGFLPALADWCSRHGVVFVADEVQTGFCRTGDWFASNHENVVPDLIATAKGIAGGLPLAAVTGRAELMDAVPSGGLGGTYGGNPIACAAALGSIETMHAERLDVAARGIADTVLPRLRAIAERTGVIGDLRGRGAMLAAEFVKPGTNEPDAALTGRIAKACHAAGVVVLTCGTYGNVVRLLPPLSLSAELLDEGISVLEQAILAEAGK; this is encoded by the coding sequence ATGACCACCCAGCTCGCGCAGCGCAGGCTGCTGACCGAAATCCCCGGCCCGGCCTCCCGTGCCCTGCAGGAACGCCGCGGTGACGCGGTGGCCGCGGGCGTCGGCTCGGTGCTGCCCGTCTACATCACCTCGGCCGACGGCGGCCTGCTCACCGACGCCGACGGCAACCGGCTGATCGACCTCGGCTCCGGCATCGCGGTGACCAACGTCGGCCACAACGCCCCGGCCGTGGTCGACCGCGTCCGCGCGCAGGCCGCCGAGTTCACCCACACGTGCTTCATGGTCACGCCGTACGAGGGTTACGTGCGGGTCTGCGAGGAACTCCAGGCCCTCACCCCCGGCGACCACGCCAAGCGCTCGGTGCTGTTCAACTCCGGCGCCGAGGCGGTCGAAAACGCGGTGAAGATCGCCCGCGTGGCCACCGGCCGCCAGGCCGTCGTGGTGTTCGACCACGCCTACCACGGCCGCACCAACCTGACCATGGCGCTGACCGCGAAGTCCGTGCCGTACAAGCACGGCTTCGGCCCGTTCGCGCCCGAGGTCTACCGCGTGCCCGGTTCCTACCCGTACCGCGACGGCCTGACCGGGCCCGAGGCCGCGGCCGCCGCGCTCGACCGGATCGAGAAGCAGATCGGCGGCGACCAGGTCGCGGCCGTGGTGATCGAGCCGATCCAGGGTGAGGGCGGCTTCATCGAGCCCGCGCCGGGCTTCCTGCCCGCGCTGGCCGACTGGTGCTCGCGGCACGGCGTCGTGTTTGTCGCCGACGAGGTGCAGACCGGCTTCTGCCGCACCGGCGACTGGTTCGCGTCGAACCACGAGAACGTGGTGCCGGACCTGATCGCCACCGCGAAGGGCATCGCCGGCGGGCTGCCGCTGGCCGCGGTCACCGGCCGCGCCGAGCTGATGGACGCGGTGCCGTCCGGCGGCCTCGGTGGCACCTACGGCGGCAACCCAATCGCCTGCGCCGCCGCGCTCGGCTCGATCGAGACCATGCACGCCGAGCGGCTGGACGTCGCCGCGCGTGGCATCGCCGACACCGTGTTGCCGCGGCTGCGTGCCATCGCCGAGCGCACCGGCGTCATCGGCGACCTCCGCGGCCGGGGCGCCATGCTCGCCGCCGAGTTCGTGAAGCCGGGCACCAACGAGCCCGACGCCGCGCTGACCGGCCGGATCGCGAAGGCGTGCCACGCGGCCGGGGTGGTGGTGCTGACCTGCGGCACCTACGGCAACGTGGTGCGGCTGCTGCCGCCGCTGTCCCTGTCCGCCGAACTGCTCGACGAGGGCATTTCCGTGCTCGAGCAGGCCATTCTCGCGGAGGCCGGAAAGTGA
- a CDS encoding PucR family transcriptional regulator — MALSLRQLASAEGLRVLAGSAGLDRTIGWVHPTELADPTAFLDGGELLLTTGLALDADVSSYVDRLVAAGVAGIGFGSGLSHERVPAALVAAAEAAGLPLLEVPREVPFIAITKAVSAAVAADEYAAVVRTGRGQQELTRAAVGRGGPAAVVRRLARLVDGWVLVLDSGTPVEAAPASARARAGELPVAGLRGTRGVRLTSGDEVVLHSLDARTVLAVGRAEALDAAEQFIVNTAASLLSLALQRNREQRDVLGRLRSGLFDLLLSQEELAVTAIRGLWPGLPSPPWRVAVVVGPAAGRRALTEALGEAFWVGRDSEVVVVAPDAEALPPLVARFGLHAGISAPPAFATSAAATPATDTAATRATTATTDAAAPAPTATARAATTGAAAPATNTATTGAATPAATGSAITGSATTDSAADAAATTGAAATNITATTATTGTAASGAVTSGTDATGAAPATTGTGAAATGTGAGTGAAAATGAVATAPSVATAFRQASQAARAARAQRVTWLDFAEYAGSGLLSLLPVESTALIAERLLSPLSTDLVEALRCWLEEHGHYDAAATRLGIHRHTLRNRLRKIETLTGRSLTSPGTRAEFWIALSVGDLH; from the coding sequence ATGGCACTTTCGCTCCGGCAGCTGGCGTCCGCGGAGGGGCTGCGGGTGCTGGCCGGTTCGGCGGGGCTGGACCGCACGATCGGCTGGGTGCACCCGACCGAGCTGGCCGACCCGACGGCGTTCCTGGACGGTGGTGAGCTGCTGCTGACCACCGGGCTGGCGCTGGACGCCGACGTCTCGTCCTATGTGGACAGGCTGGTGGCGGCGGGGGTGGCCGGGATCGGTTTCGGCAGCGGGCTGAGCCACGAGCGGGTGCCCGCGGCACTGGTCGCGGCGGCGGAGGCGGCGGGGTTGCCGCTGCTGGAGGTGCCGCGCGAGGTGCCGTTCATCGCGATCACGAAGGCGGTCTCGGCGGCGGTGGCGGCCGACGAGTACGCGGCGGTGGTGCGGACCGGGCGCGGTCAGCAGGAACTGACCAGGGCGGCGGTCGGCCGCGGCGGCCCGGCGGCGGTGGTGCGCCGATTGGCGCGGCTGGTCGACGGGTGGGTCCTGGTGCTGGACTCGGGCACGCCGGTGGAAGCGGCGCCCGCGTCGGCGCGGGCGCGTGCCGGTGAGCTGCCGGTCGCCGGCCTGCGGGGCACGCGGGGCGTACGCCTGACGTCGGGGGACGAGGTGGTGCTGCACTCGCTGGACGCGCGGACGGTGCTGGCGGTCGGGCGGGCGGAGGCGCTGGATGCCGCCGAGCAGTTCATCGTGAACACCGCGGCTTCGCTGCTTTCGCTTGCGCTGCAACGAAACCGGGAACAACGGGACGTACTGGGGCGGTTGCGGTCAGGTTTGTTCGATTTGTTGTTGTCGCAGGAGGAGTTGGCGGTCACCGCGATCCGGGGTTTGTGGCCGGGGCTGCCGTCACCACCTTGGCGGGTGGCGGTCGTGGTGGGCCCGGCGGCGGGCCGGCGTGCCCTCACCGAGGCCTTGGGGGAGGCGTTCTGGGTGGGGCGGGATTCGGAGGTGGTGGTTGTTGCGCCGGATGCGGAGGCACTTCCGCCTTTGGTGGCGCGATTCGGCCTGCACGCGGGAATCTCCGCACCACCCGCCTTTGCCACCTCTGCCGCCGCCACTCCCGCCACCGACACCGCCGCCACTAGGGCCACCACCGCCACCACCGACGCCGCCGCTCCCGCTCCGACCGCGACCGCTCGCGCTGCCACCACCGGCGCCGCCGCTCCCGCCACCAACACTGCCACCACCGGCGCCGCCACTCCCGCCGCCACCGGCAGCGCCATCACCGGCAGCGCCACCACCGATTCCGCAGCTGACGCCGCCGCTACCACTGGCGCCGCCGCGACCAACATCACCGCGACGACCGCGACTACCGGCACCGCCGCCTCCGGTGCCGTCACTTCCGGTACTGACGCGACAGGCGCCGCCCCCGCGACCACCGGCACTGGCGCCGCCGCGACCGGCACTGGCGCCGGGACCGGCGCCGCCGCTGCCACCGGCGCCGTCGCGACCGCGCCTTCTGTCGCCACGGCTTTTCGGCAGGCATCGCAAGCCGCGCGGGCTGCGCGCGCCCAGCGGGTCACCTGGCTGGACTTCGCCGAGTACGCCGGCTCTGGCTTGTTATCGCTGCTCCCCGTCGAGAGCACTGCTCTCATCGCGGAACGGCTGCTCTCGCCGCTGAGCACCGATCTCGTCGAGGCCCTGCGCTGCTGGCTCGAGGAACACGGCCACTACGACGCCGCCGCCACCCGGCTCGGCATTCATCGGCACACCCTGCGCAATCGCTTGCGCAAGATCGAGACCCTGACCGGCCGCAGCCTCACCTCACCCGGCACCCGCGCCGAATTCTGGATCGCCCTCTCCGTCGGCGACCTCCACTGA
- the pip gene encoding prolyl aminopeptidase, whose protein sequence is MEELYPAIEPFRTGQLDVGDGHLVHWETSGNPDGKPVVVLHGGPGSGLTPLSRRHFDPSAYLIVQFDQRGSGRSTPSITEPEVDLSANTTWHLVADLELLREHLGIDRWQVFGGSWGATLALAYAETHPGRVSEIVLRGVFTARKSELDWIYRDGASRVYPDAWGDYLAPIPEAERDDPLAAYHRLAYHPDRGVREAAAIAWSAWEGAIVSLVPQPSYLQNYSRPGFALSFARIALHYFSHGAWLDDGQLIRDAAKLTGIPGVLVQGRYDVVCPPITAWELHQAWPGSELQLLNTAGHAVNDLGVLAGLRAATDRFR, encoded by the coding sequence ATGGAAGAGCTGTACCCGGCGATCGAGCCGTTCCGGACCGGGCAACTCGACGTCGGCGACGGGCACCTGGTGCACTGGGAAACCTCCGGCAATCCCGACGGCAAGCCGGTGGTGGTGCTGCACGGCGGGCCCGGCAGCGGGCTGACCCCGTTGTCCCGCAGGCACTTCGATCCGTCGGCGTATCTGATCGTGCAGTTCGACCAGCGTGGTTCCGGGCGCAGCACACCGAGCATCACCGAGCCCGAGGTCGATCTGTCGGCGAACACGACGTGGCACCTGGTCGCCGATCTCGAGCTGCTGCGTGAGCATCTCGGCATCGACCGGTGGCAGGTGTTCGGCGGTTCGTGGGGCGCGACGCTGGCGCTCGCGTACGCCGAGACGCATCCGGGGCGCGTGAGCGAGATCGTGCTGCGCGGGGTGTTCACGGCGCGGAAGAGTGAACTGGACTGGATCTACCGGGATGGTGCTTCGCGCGTGTACCCGGATGCGTGGGGTGATTACCTCGCGCCGATTCCGGAGGCGGAGCGGGATGATCCGCTGGCGGCGTACCACCGACTCGCCTACCACCCGGACCGCGGCGTGCGAGAGGCGGCGGCGATCGCGTGGAGTGCTTGGGAGGGCGCGATCGTGTCGCTGGTGCCGCAGCCGAGCTATCTGCAGAACTACAGCAGGCCGGGATTCGCGTTGTCGTTCGCGCGGATCGCGCTGCACTACTTCAGCCACGGGGCTTGGCTCGACGACGGCCAGCTGATCCGGGACGCGGCCAAGTTGACCGGGATTCCGGGGGTACTGGTGCAGGGGCGGTACGACGTGGTTTGCCCGCCGATCACGGCTTGGGAACTGCACCAGGCTTGGCCGGGGTCGGAACTCCAGCTGCTGAACACGGCTGGGCACGCGGTGAACGATCTGGGGGTACTGGCGGGGTTGAGGGCGGCGACGGACCGGTTCCGCTGA
- the panB gene encoding 3-methyl-2-oxobutanoate hydroxymethyltransferase: MSTPGTDGGELAAPYGSGPSARESAPRKKVRVHHLRELKERGEAWPMLTAYDMYTAELFDEAGIPVLLVGDSAANNVFGYDTSLPVTVDELLPLVRGVTRAVKYALVVADLPFGSYQLSPEQALATAVRFMKEGRAHAVKLEGGRKFAPHVEALTSAGVPVMGHIGFTPQSEHNLGGYRVQGRGASGEELVADALALQEAGAFSVVMEMVPAEVAKQVTHSLSIPTIGIGAGPDCDAQVLVWQDMAGLRRGRTPRFVKRYADVAGVLSKAATAFAEDVRRGEFPGAEHSFH; this comes from the coding sequence ATGTCTACCCCCGGCACTGACGGCGGCGAGCTCGCCGCACCATACGGCTCCGGTCCTTCGGCGCGGGAATCCGCGCCCCGCAAGAAAGTCCGCGTGCACCACCTGCGCGAGCTGAAGGAGCGCGGTGAGGCGTGGCCGATGCTCACCGCCTACGACATGTACACCGCGGAACTGTTCGACGAAGCCGGGATCCCGGTGCTGCTGGTCGGTGATTCCGCGGCCAACAACGTGTTCGGCTACGACACGTCGCTCCCGGTGACGGTGGACGAGCTGCTGCCGCTGGTGCGCGGGGTGACCAGGGCGGTGAAGTACGCGCTCGTGGTGGCCGATCTGCCGTTCGGCTCGTACCAGCTCTCGCCGGAGCAGGCGCTGGCGACCGCGGTCCGGTTCATGAAGGAGGGCCGCGCGCACGCGGTCAAGCTGGAGGGCGGGCGGAAGTTCGCGCCGCACGTGGAGGCGCTGACCTCGGCGGGCGTGCCGGTGATGGGGCACATCGGGTTCACCCCGCAGAGCGAGCACAACCTGGGCGGGTACCGGGTGCAGGGCCGGGGCGCGTCGGGCGAGGAGCTGGTCGCGGACGCGCTGGCGCTGCAGGAGGCCGGGGCGTTTTCGGTGGTGATGGAGATGGTGCCGGCGGAGGTGGCCAAGCAGGTCACGCACTCGCTGAGCATTCCCACCATCGGCATCGGCGCCGGGCCGGACTGCGACGCGCAGGTGCTGGTGTGGCAGGACATGGCGGGCCTGCGGCGGGGCCGGACGCCGCGGTTCGTCAAGCGGTACGCCGATGTCGCGGGGGTCCTGTCGAAGGCGGCCACCGCTTTCGCCGAGGACGTCCGGCGCGGCGAGTTCCCGGGTGCGGAGCATTCCTTCCACTGA
- the lysX gene encoding bifunctional lysylphosphatidylglycerol synthetase/lysine--tRNA ligase LysX, translated as MRKSPVPRWQARTAGLIATVVQLGAFSSLLLLLLGDDGRWLRHVLAGVFWLLSIPADANLVIALVLVVLGAALRRRKRAALYTLVLFQVGGLVIMLAGQALLLWAPDLVDLRPDEFAQIPHIVAAIGGLELVAVALTALLLALRPAFPARLAPGAFLRGLLVLFAGMATVTVGGWILAEIFPGTLASSWERFVWAANHSTGELLRLGRFGVGHGPDWLDVLLDLGGTFATVAALFVFFRGVRTRHLRTDEEELRLRELLAEHGEPDSLGYFATRRDKSVVFAPSGRAAVTYRVLGGTSIASADPVGDPEAWPAAVREWLAEARRYGWVPGVLGASRRGAEVYTEAGLKALEIGDEAILDVREFSLSGPDRRTVRQAVSRIERAGFSSRVRRHSEISPEEMTSLLKKAQQWRGGGSERGFSMALGRLGDPSDGRCVMVEAFDADGELRGLLSFVPWGRRGLSLDLMRRDREAGNGLNEFLLAELVDACSRLGAQRISLNFAMFRAVFAGGERLGAGPVLRAWRAVLSVFSRFFQLESLYRANAKYGPEWKPRFLCYASARRLPKVSLVAGALEGFVPSIGANHALRLETVTDDFVGEVRRIEERAAAAVTVKPVRRPEQVRVRIAKLDRLRAAGVDPYPVGFERDAELGAVVAKFGGLEPDRHTGERVRVAGRVVALRNLGGLCFARIKDFSGELQLMLAADVLPLDGWRSGVDLGDQVGVHGEVVTSRRGELSVLVDEWTVTAKCLHPLPDRRKGLADPEARVRKRYLDLAVNPDSAAMLRMRGTVVRALRERLHQCDFLEVETPMLQRVHGGANARPFVTHINAYDMRMYLRIAPELYLKRLCVAGVERVFELNRNFRNEGVDATHNPEFTMLEAYQAYADYGTMRRLMRELVQYAAEAAYGRQVVRRPGLGEVDISGDWPVITVHDAVSEALGERIDAGTTASELRRLCRQAGVPLDGADELGPGDLVLKAHEHLVEPRTTSPVFYTDYPTEVSPLTRRHRADPRLAERWDLIAFGAEIGTAYSELTDPLEQRRRLEAQSLRAASGDIEAMELDEDFLLALEHGMPPTGGLGMGVDRLLMLLTGASIRQTVVFPFVRARA; from the coding sequence GTGCGCAAGTCACCCGTGCCCAGATGGCAGGCCAGGACCGCGGGGCTGATCGCCACCGTGGTGCAGCTCGGCGCCTTCTCCTCCCTGCTGCTCCTGCTGCTCGGTGACGACGGCCGCTGGCTGCGGCACGTGCTCGCCGGGGTGTTCTGGCTGCTCAGCATCCCGGCCGACGCGAACCTGGTGATCGCGCTGGTGCTGGTGGTGCTCGGCGCGGCACTGCGCCGCCGCAAGCGCGCCGCGCTGTACACGCTGGTGTTGTTCCAGGTCGGCGGGCTGGTGATCATGCTCGCCGGGCAGGCCTTGCTGCTGTGGGCGCCGGACCTGGTCGACCTGCGGCCGGACGAGTTCGCCCAGATCCCGCACATCGTGGCCGCGATCGGCGGGCTGGAACTGGTCGCCGTCGCGCTCACCGCGCTGCTGCTCGCGTTGCGCCCAGCCTTCCCCGCCCGCCTGGCGCCCGGTGCGTTCCTGCGCGGGCTGCTGGTGCTTTTTGCCGGGATGGCCACGGTGACCGTGGGCGGCTGGATCCTCGCCGAGATCTTCCCCGGCACGCTGGCGAGCAGCTGGGAGCGGTTCGTCTGGGCGGCGAACCACTCCACCGGCGAGCTGCTGCGGCTGGGCCGGTTCGGCGTCGGCCACGGGCCGGACTGGCTGGACGTGCTGCTCGACCTCGGCGGCACCTTCGCCACGGTGGCCGCGTTGTTCGTTTTCTTCCGCGGGGTGCGCACCCGGCACCTGCGCACCGACGAAGAGGAACTGCGATTGCGTGAACTGCTCGCCGAACACGGCGAACCGGATTCACTCGGCTATTTTGCCACGCGCCGGGACAAAAGCGTGGTTTTTGCGCCTTCCGGACGCGCCGCGGTCACCTACCGGGTGCTCGGCGGCACCAGCATCGCCAGCGCGGACCCGGTCGGTGACCCCGAAGCGTGGCCGGCCGCGGTGCGGGAATGGCTGGCCGAAGCGCGGCGTTACGGCTGGGTTCCGGGCGTGCTCGGCGCGAGTAGGCGCGGTGCCGAGGTGTACACCGAGGCCGGGTTGAAAGCGCTGGAAATCGGCGACGAGGCGATTCTGGACGTCCGCGAATTCAGCCTGAGCGGACCCGATCGCCGCACGGTCCGGCAGGCGGTGAGCCGGATCGAGCGCGCCGGGTTCTCCAGCCGGGTCCGGCGCCATTCGGAGATTTCACCGGAGGAAATGACGTCACTGCTGAAAAAGGCCCAGCAATGGCGTGGCGGGGGAAGTGAACGCGGATTCTCGATGGCGCTCGGACGGCTCGGCGACCCGTCCGATGGCCGGTGCGTGATGGTCGAGGCCTTCGACGCCGACGGTGAACTCCGCGGCCTGCTTTCCTTTGTGCCGTGGGGACGCCGGGGGCTTTCGCTGGACCTGATGCGACGCGATCGCGAAGCGGGCAACGGACTCAACGAGTTCCTGCTCGCCGAACTGGTCGACGCGTGCTCCCGCCTCGGCGCGCAGCGGATTTCGCTCAACTTCGCCATGTTCCGCGCGGTTTTCGCCGGGGGCGAGCGGCTCGGCGCCGGGCCGGTGCTGCGGGCCTGGCGTGCGGTGCTGAGCGTGTTCTCGCGGTTCTTCCAGCTGGAATCGCTGTACCGCGCGAATGCCAAGTACGGGCCCGAATGGAAGCCGCGGTTCCTCTGCTACGCCTCGGCGCGGCGGCTGCCCAAGGTGAGCCTGGTCGCCGGTGCGCTGGAAGGGTTTGTGCCGAGCATCGGGGCGAACCACGCGCTGCGGCTGGAAACCGTCACCGACGACTTCGTCGGCGAAGTGCGGCGGATCGAAGAGCGCGCGGCGGCGGCCGTCACGGTGAAACCGGTGCGGCGGCCGGAGCAGGTCCGCGTGCGGATCGCCAAGCTCGACCGGTTGCGCGCGGCGGGCGTGGACCCGTACCCCGTCGGCTTCGAGCGCGACGCGGAACTCGGTGCGGTGGTGGCGAAATTCGGCGGCCTGGAGCCGGATCGGCACACCGGCGAGCGCGTGCGCGTGGCCGGTCGGGTGGTCGCCCTGCGCAACCTCGGCGGGCTCTGTTTCGCGCGCATCAAGGACTTCAGCGGGGAGCTGCAGCTGATGCTCGCCGCCGACGTGCTGCCGCTGGACGGCTGGCGGTCCGGAGTGGACCTCGGCGATCAGGTCGGCGTGCACGGTGAGGTGGTCACCTCCCGCCGCGGCGAGCTTTCCGTGCTCGTCGACGAGTGGACGGTCACCGCGAAATGCCTCCACCCGCTGCCCGACCGCCGCAAGGGCCTCGCCGATCCGGAGGCCAGGGTGCGCAAGCGGTACCTCGACCTCGCCGTCAACCCGGACTCCGCGGCCATGCTCCGGATGCGCGGCACGGTCGTGCGCGCCCTGCGGGAACGCCTGCACCAGTGCGACTTCCTCGAGGTCGAAACGCCGATGCTGCAACGTGTGCACGGCGGCGCCAACGCCCGCCCGTTCGTCACCCACATCAACGCCTACGACATGCGGATGTACCTGCGGATCGCGCCGGAGCTGTACCTGAAGCGGCTGTGCGTGGCCGGCGTCGAGCGGGTTTTCGAGCTGAACCGCAACTTCCGCAACGAGGGCGTGGATGCCACGCACAACCCCGAATTCACCATGCTCGAGGCGTACCAGGCGTACGCCGACTACGGCACCATGCGGCGGCTGATGCGCGAACTCGTGCAGTACGCCGCCGAAGCCGCGTACGGCAGGCAGGTGGTGCGGCGGCCGGGCCTCGGTGAGGTCGACATCTCCGGCGACTGGCCGGTGATCACCGTGCACGACGCGGTGTCCGAAGCACTCGGCGAGCGGATCGACGCCGGGACCACGGCGTCCGAGCTGCGCCGGCTGTGCCGCCAGGCCGGGGTCCCGCTCGACGGCGCCGACGAACTGGGCCCAGGCGACCTGGTGCTCAAGGCACACGAGCACCTGGTCGAACCACGCACCACGAGCCCCGTTTTCTACACCGACTACCCGACCGAGGTCTCGCCGCTGACCCGGCGGCACCGCGCCGACCCGCGGCTGGCCGAGCGCTGGGACCTGATCGCCTTCGGCGCCGAGATCGGCACCGCCTACAGCGAGCTGACCGACCCGCTCGAGCAGCGGCGGCGGCTCGAGGCGCAGTCGCTGCGCGCGGCCAGCGGGGACATCGAGGCGATGGAGCTGGACGAGGACTTCCTGCTCGCGCTGGAACACGGCATGCCGCCGACCGGCGGGCTGGGCATGGGCGTCGACCGCCTGTTGATGCTGCTCACCGGCGCGTCCATCCGGCAGACCGTGGTGTTCCCGTTCGTCCGGGCCAGGGCCTGA